The stretch of DNA GCTTCTGGGACTTGATCAGTGGTGCGGTGCCGAAGGTGATCGTGGATATCCGTACCCGAGAGCTGGATCCGGCGTTGTGGCAGGGGGATTACGAGAACGATCCGGCGTTTCGCCAGACCGTCCAGAACTGGGTCAACCAGCTCTGGATGGAGAAGGATGCGCGCATCGCCCAACTGCGCGCGGAGCGGTCTTAGCCGCCAGTGCCCCAGGCCGAAGCCAATTTGCCCAGCACCGATTCGCTGGCGCCCTGGCCGCCCAGGTATTTCAGGATAACCGGCGCAAACTGGCCAACCATCCCACTGTCCATGCCCAGCGCGCTGAACGCGGTGTTCAGGTCGTTGGTGTTCTTCACGTTACCCAACACGCCGTCCAGGCCCGAGGTCTTGCTGCCGCCGCTCTGGCCGAGCATGCCGCTCAGGGCGCCGAGGCTGCCCAGGGAGTTGCTGCCGGAGAGCTTGTCCAGGCCCGGTACGCTTTTGGTCAGTTGCGAGTAATCACCGCCGCCCAATTTATTCTTGGCCAGGCCCAGCATTGCGCCGGTACCACCAACGGCCTGCTCAGGGGTCACGTTCAATTGCGAGGTCAGTGCCTGCAGCAGACCAGCGGTCTGTGAAGTGGGTGCAGCCGCTGCTGCCTTGTCGCCACCTTGTGCACCGGACACGGCATTGGCCACGTCGCCGAGGCTGAAACCTGCCGCAAATACCGGGCTGGCCGCCACGGTCAACAGGCAGGACAGGGCAAAACCGCGTGAAATCTTCATCAAGACAACCTCTGAAAGTAAGCGCAAAAAGCAGGAGTTTGACTGGGTACGCCGAAGGATTGTTCCCTCCCTGCAGATTAGTTCAGAAAACCACTGCATCCGATGCGCCTTGCGCTGCGTATATCCACCACGAGCCGCACGGAGGTAGATGGAATGAATGCCCAAGCTGGACTAACCTCAGCCTGCCCTCTTTACCGTGCGCCGTCCCATCGCTCTGTTGCAAGCGCCTGGAGAAGTCCTATTTCGACCCACGATGCAGATCAGCTACGGCAATTGCTGGCCCAGTGTTCACTGGGTAATCGCCAGGCGTTCGAAACGCTCTATCGCAGCGTTTCCCCGCGTTTGCATGGTGTTGCCTTGCGTTTCATGGGTCGCAAGGATCTGGCCGAGGAGGTGTTGCAGGAAAGCTTCGTGCGCATCTGGTACAACGCCTCACGCTATGAGGCCCATCTGTCGGCGCCCATGACCTGGATGGTCAATATCACCCGCAACCTGGCGATCGACCAGTTGCGCAAACACCGCGAACAACCCTTGAACGAAGGCCAGGAGGACGCCACGGCCGACGAAAGCCCCAGCGCCCATGAACAGCTCGACAGCGAGCGTGAAGCCCTCGCCCTGAACCGCTGCCTCGACAGCCTCGAAGGCATGCAGCGTCAATCGATCACCGTGGCTTACTTCCAGGGCTTGTCGTGCTCGGAATTGGCCGAACATCTGGCCGCGCCCCTGGGCTCGGTCAAATCCTGGATTCGCCGCGGCATGGAGCGCTTGCGTAGGTGCCTTGAATCATGAACTACCAGACCACCGCCCTGCGCCGCGCCCTGGCGGCTGACTACGCCATCGGGCTGATGCCTGCCACCGCCCGCCGGCGCTTTGAAGCGCTGCTGCGGGATGACGCGGCGCTGCGCGTCGAACTCGGGCACTGGCAGGATGCCCTCGCCAGCCTCACCGGGCCGCTGCCTGAACGGCCGGTGCCGGACCACGTATGGGAAGGGATCAAGGCGCGCATTGAGCCGCAAGTGCTGCATATGCCGGCGAAGAAACCGTTCTGGATGAACCTGCGCTTGCTGGTAGCGGCGTGCGGGGTGGTGATCGCGGTATTGGTGGGTGTGTTGTACCAGCGCGATCTTGGGGTGGAGTACAACGCCACGCTGGTGGCGGCCAATCAACAGCCCGCGCTGAAGATCCAGGCCTATGCGGATCATCTGCAAGTGGAACCGCTGACCCTGGCGGCTGTGGAGCCGGCCCGCGCGTTGGAACTGTGGGCAATCCCGGCGGGCGGCAAACCCATCTCCCTGGGGTTGTTGCCGGTGTCGGGTAACGGCCGAATCCAGTTGAGCAAAGAACACCAGGCGCTGCTGACGGCGCCGCTGACCCTGGCAGTGAGCCTTGAGCCTCAGGGCGGCTCGCCGACCGGACAACCCACCGGGCCGGTGCTGTACCAGGGCCAATTGGCATCACTCTGATCCGAGGCTCAATACGACGGATGAGGAACCGATCGCCGTTAACCGGGTCCATGAAAGACTACAAAACATGTCAGGAAGAGCCTAATGACTGCGATCAACCCCCAAGTGATTGAGCACAAGCCTTCATTCTGGAACCGCCCACGCCTGTTCGTCGGCGCCTGTTTGGTGATAGTGGCAGGCGTCGGCGGCGCCCTCTACACCCAGGACAGCGTCAAGGCTGCCGCATTGCTGGTGAACACCACCCAGCAACCGGCCACGCAAATCGTGGCCCACAAGGATTACCTCGAAGTGCAGCCGATTGCCGCCACCGCACCGGCTCCGGATCAAAGCCTGGAACTGTGGGCCGTCCCGGCTGACGGCACGCCAGTGTCGCTGGGCCTGCTGCCGGAAGACGGCAAAGGCATTATCGGCATCAACCCTCGCCAGCAGGAGTCGATCAGCAAGCCGGTGACACTGATGGTCAGTTCGGAAACCAAGGGCGGCTCGGTGAGCAAGCAGCCGACGGGGCCAACGGTGTATCAGGGGGCTTTGGCGATTCGCTGATTCTCCCACCCAACCGCAGATGCAAAAAAGGCGACCCTGAGGTCGCCTTTTTAATTGCCCGCGATTTAAGCCGCGCTGAACAACTTGTGCGGATCAATCACAAACTTCTTCGGCACGCCCGCATCGAACTCACCGTACCCGCGTGGCGCGTCATCCAGGCTGATGACTTCCACACCGACGATGTCGGCAATGTTGATACGGTCCCACATGATCGCCTGCATCAGTTGGCGGTTGTACTTCATCACAGGGGTTTGCCCGGTGTGGAAGCTGTGGGACTTGGCCCAGCCCAGGCCGAAACGAATGCTCAGGCTGCCCATTTTTGCAGCGGCATCCACGGCACCCGGGTCTTCTGTCACGTACAGGCCCGGAATACCGATTTTGCCAGCCACCCGCACCACGCCCATCAACGAGTTGAGCACGGTGGCCGGAGCCTCTGCCTTGGCCCCTTCATGACCATGGCCACGCGCTTCGAAACCCACGGCATCGACGGCGCAATCCACTTCCGGCTCGCCCAGCAACGCAGCGATCTGTTCGTGCAGCGGAGTGTCTTTCGACAGGTCGGCAATTTCAAAACCCTGGGCCTTGGCGTGGGCCAGGCGGATCGGGTTGACGTCACCGATGATCACCACCGCAGCGCCCAGCAGGCGAGCGGAAGCGGCAGCCGCCAGGCCTACCGGACCGGCACCGGCGATGTAGACCGTGCTGCCCGGGCCAACGCCCGCAGTGACTGCGCCGTGGTAGCCGGTGGGCAGGATGTCGGAGAGGCAAGTCAGGTCGCGGATTTTCTCCATGGCCTTGTCGCGGTCCGGCAGTTTCAACAGGTTGAAGTCGGCGTAAGGCACCAGCACGTATTCGGCCTGGCCACCGGTCCAGTCGCCCATGTCGACATAGCCGTAGGCGCCACCGGCACGGGCCGGGTTGACGGTCAGGCACACGCCGGTGTGCTGCTCTTTGCAGGAACGGCAACGGCCGCATGCGACGTTGAACGGCACCGACACCAGGTCGCCGATCTTCAGGTTCTCGACGTCGCTGCCCTTCTCGATCACCTCGCCGGTGATTTCGTGGCCCAGGACCAGGCCGGTCTGGGCAGTGGTGCGGCCGCGCACCATGTGTTGGTCGGAGCCGCAGATGTTGGTGGAGACCACGCGCAGGATGACGCCGTGCTCAATCTTCCTGCCACGGGGGTCCTGCATTTTGGGATAGTCGATTTTCTGTACTTCGACCTTGCCGTTGCCGAGATACACGACACCACGATTACCAGACATGCTTTCACCTCGCTGTTGTTTTTATGGAACCGCGTTGCCCAGGCAGGCAGCGCGTTTAAGTGCTCGGGTACAGATGCTGTTTTTGCGTTGTTAGTAAGGGCCTCTTCGCGAGCAAGCCCGCTCCCGCAGTTGACCGAGTTCTACCTTTGAAATGCGGTCGAATGTGGGAGCGGGCTTGCTCGCGAAGGCGTCCATCAGAGCACCACTGTCCGATTGGCGTTCAAGAACACCCGCCGCTCAATGTGATACCCCACGGCCCGGGCCAGGGTCAGGCCTTCGATGTCCCGTCCCTTGGCTATCAAATCTTCCGGATAGTGACTGTGGTCCACCACCTCCACGCCCTGGGCGATGATCGGGCCTTCGTCCAAATCGTTATTGATGTAATGCGCAGTGGCGCCCACCAGTTTCACCCCCTTGTTGTAAGCCTGGTGATACGGCTTGGCGCCCTTGAAACCGGGCAGCAGGGAGTGGTGGATGTTGATGGCCTTACCATCGAGCTTGCGGCACAGCTCCGGCGACAGCACTTGCATGTAGCGCGCAAGAATCACCAGTTCGGCGCCTGACTCTTCGATCACCTGCCACACCTGGCGCTCCTGCGACGGCTTGTCGTTGGGGTCCAGGGGAAAGTGGTAATAGGGAATCTGGTGCCAGTCGGCCAGGGGCTTGAGGTCCGGGTGGTTGGAGACTACGGCGACCACGTCCATCGACAGTTGGCCGATGCGCTGGCGATAGAGCAAATCGTTGAGGCAGTGATCGGCCTTGGAGACCATGATCACCACTTTCGGCCGGTAGTTCGGCGCGGTCAGTTCGAAGATCATGCCGAAGGCTTCGCCACGGGTGGCCAGGCCATCGCGGAAGGCTTGTTCGTCGAAACCATCGGGCTGGCGGAACTCCACGCGGATGAAGAACCGGCCCGAGAGCCGGTCATCGAAGGAGTGGTGCTCAGTGACGTAGCAGCCCTGCTCGAACAGGTAGCGAGTGACCGCGTCCACCGTGCCGAGCACGCTGGGGCAGTCGGCGGTCAAAATCCATGTATCGGGTACGCGGCTCATTATTCGTGACTCCTTGATCGTTCCCACGCTCTGCGTGGGAACGCCGCAATGGACGCTCTGCGTCCGCTCTTGGGACGCGGAGCGTCCCGGGATGCATTCCCACGCGGAGCGTGGGAACGATCAGGCCTGGACGCTTAAACCATACTCAGCCGCCGCATCCTGCAACCACAGCCACCAGTAATCCGAGAAGCTGCGACGAATCACCAGCTCCCAGGTGTCTTCAGCAGTATGGCGAATCACCAATTGCGACTTGGCAAACACCGTGCCCACCGCCTTGCCCACCGGGAAGCTGTTGGGGTGCACGTCGTAGCTGGTGGATTTCATCAGCACATCGCGCACGTTCGGGCCGCTGAGTTCGAGAATCTGCTGGCCGCCGCTGACGTTGACGACCTGGATATGCAAATCACCCAGCGCCTCACGCAAACTTTGCTCGGCGGCGAATTCCTCACCGCCTGGCACTACCAGCAACCACTCATCCGGACCGAGCCATTGCAAGCTGGTCTCGCCCTTGACGATGACTTGCAGGGCACCGGGCAATTCGATACCCAAGGCTTTGTGCACACCGGCGGCGAAGGCTGCGTCATGGCCATCGCCACGAATGGTCAGGTGGCCCAGCAGTTTCTTTTCACGCACGGTCACGCCGGCATTCTTGCGGCCCTTGCCTACCAGGCTGGCGAGGTCGGCATGGTGCAGCGACGACTCGGCCTTGGCTCCGGAGGTGGGGCGTTGTTGGTAAACATTGGCTGCTGTCATAAAGCACCTGTGTTGAATTTGATCGTTCCCACGCTCTGCGTGGGAATGCCGCCATGGACGCTCTGCGTCCGCTCTTGGGGCGCAGAGCGCCCCGGGATGCATTCCCACGCGGAGCGTGGGAACGATCAGGTGTCAGATGTTCTGGCGGTCGCCTTTAGGATCAAAGAACACCGAAGAAACAATCTCCGCCTCGATCACGCTGCCATCCGCCAGCGGTGCAAACACCCGCTCGCCGATGCGCTTCAAGCCGCCCTTCACCACGCCCATGGCAAACGAATAACCGAGGGAGTTGTGGGCATAACTGGAGGTGACGTGGCCGACCATCTTCATCGGGATCGTCTGCTTGGCGTCGAACACCAACTGCGCGCCTTCCGGCAGCCACACGTTCGGGTCGATCGGCTTGAGTCCGACAAGCTGCTTGCGGTCTTCACGCACGCAATCCTCGCGATTCATCCCGCGCCAGCCGAGCCACGAGAACGGTTTGGTGCGGCCTACACACCAGCCCATGTTCAGGTCGTCCGGGGTCATCGAGCCGTCGGTATCCTGGCCAACGATGATGAAACCCTTCTCGGCCCGCAGCACGTGCATGGTTTCGGTGCCGTACGGGGTCAGGTTGTACTGCTTGCCGGCCTCGACGATTTTCTCGAGCACGCCCATGGCGTAGTCGGCCTGCACGTTGACTTCGTACGACAGCTCACCGGTAAACGAAATCCGGAACACCCGTGCCGGCACGCCGCCTACCAGGCCTTCTTTCCAGGTCATGAACGGGAAGCCGTCCTTGTCCAGGTCGATGTCGGTGACTTCGCTCAGCAGTTTGCGGCTGTTGGGGCCGGACAAGGTCATGGTTGCCCAATGGTCGGTGACCGAGGTGAAGTACACCTTGAGGTCCGGCCATTCGGTCTGCTGGTAGATTTCCAGCCACTGGAGTACGCGTGCTGCGCCGCCGGTGGTGGTGGTCATCAGGAAGTGGTTGTCGGCGAGGCAGGCAGTCACGCCGTCGTCGAAGACCATGCCGTCTTCCTTGCACATCAGGCCGTAGCGGGCCTTGCCCACGTCGAGCTTGGTCCAGGCGTTGCTGTAGATGCGGTTGAGGAACTCGCGGGCATCCGGGCCCTGGATGTCGATCTTGCCGAGGGTGGACGCGTCCAGCAGGCCGACGCTGTCACGCACGGCCAGGCATTCGCGCTTCACTGCGGCGTGCAGGTCTTCACCGTTGCGCGGGAAATACCATGGGCGTTTCCACTGGCCGACGTCCTCAAACTCGGCGCCGTTTTTCACGTGCCAGGCTTGCAGCGCGGTGTAGCGCACCGGCTCGAAGATGTGCCCACAGTGCCGGCCTGCTACCGCGCCGAAGGTTACCGGCGTGTAGTTGGGACGGAACATGGTAGTGCCCATCTGCGGGATGGTCACATTCAGCGAACGGGCCGCGATGGCCAGGCCGTTGACGTTGCCGAGCTTGCCCTGGTCAGTGCCGAAGCCCAGTGCGGTGTAGCGCTTGACGTGCTCCACCGACTCGAAACCCTCGCGGGTGGCGAGTTCGATGGCGGCCGCGGTGACGTCGTTCTGCAGGTCGACAAATTGCTTCGGCGCCCGTGCGGTAGCTTTCTCGTGAGGCACCTGGAACAGCGCCAGAGTCGGTTCCTCCAGACGGCTCAAGGCTTTGGGCAGCGTACCTTCCACCGGCGCAAACCCGGCTTCGCTGGCAGCGCGCACGCCACCTTCAAAACCGTCGGCCAGGGAATCGCCGACGCCGTAGACGCCATTGATGCCACCGACGCACACGCGTTTCTGCGGTGCTTCGCCCGGTACAAAACCGAGGATGTCTTCACGCCAGGTCGGCTTGCCGCCCAGGTGCGAGGCCAGGTGGACCACCGGGCTGTAGCCGCCGGAGCTGGCGACCAGGTCGCACTCCAGCCACTCGCCGGGGCTGGTGACTTTATGAGCTTTGACATCGATGGCCGCAACACGGGCACCAGTGACGTGCTTGCTGCCACGGGCCTCGATCACGGCGCTGCCGGTGAGGATGCGAATGCCTTTGGCACGCGCCTCTTCAACCAGCGCGCCCCGTGGATTGTGGCGGGCATCGGCTACGGCGACAACGCTGAGGCCGGCGTCGAACCAGTCCAGCGCCACGCGGTAGGCGTGATCGTTGTTGGTGGACAGCACCAGCTTCTTGCCCGGTGCCACGCCGTAGCGACGCACGTAAGTGGAGACCGCACCCGCCAGCATGTTGCCCGGTACGTCGTTGTTGCCGTACACCAGCGGACGTTCACACGCGCCGGTCGCCAGCACCACACGCTTGGCGCGAACCCGGTGAATGCGCTGACGCACCTGGCCGATCGGCGCACGGTCACCGAGGTGGTCGGTGAGGCGCTCGTGAATGGTCAGGAAGTTATGGTCGTGGTAACCGTTGACGGTGGCGCGAGGCAGCAGCACCACGTCCGGCAGGGCCTTGAGTTCAGCAATCACACTGGCAACCCATTCAGCCGCCGGCTTGCCATCGAGGCTTTCGCGGGAATCCAGCAAGGAGCCGCCGAACTCTTCCTGTTCGTCCGCGATGATCACCCGGGCGCCACTGCGGGCAGCCGCCAACGCAGCCGCCAGGCCGGCAGGGCCCGCGCCCACAATCAGCACGTCGCAATGACGGTTCATGTAGTCGTAGGTGTCCGGATCGTTCTCGGTCGGCGAGCGGCCAAGACCGGCTGCCTTACGGATGTACTTCTCGTAAGTCATCCAGAACGATTGCGGGTACATGAAGGTTTTGTAGTAGAAACCCGGCGGCATCAGCTTGCCGCCGACCTTGCCGAGAATGCCCATCATGTCGTTGTTCACGCTCGGCCAGCCGTTGGTGCTGGTGGCGACCAAACCCTGGTACAGCGCCTGTTGCGTGGCGCGCACGTTGGGGATTTGCGTGGCTTCGGTGGCGCCGATCTGCAGCACCGCGTTCGGCTCTTCGGCACCGGCGGCGAAGATGCCGCGCGGGCGGGAATACTTGAAGCTGCGACCGATGATGTCGACGCCGTTGGCCAGCAGCGCAGCGGCCAATGTGTCGCCTTCAAAGCCTTTGTAGCTCTGGCCGTTGAAGGTGAAGCTCAGGGCTTTGTTGCGGTCGATCCGGCCACCGTTGGACAGGCGATTGATCTGGCTCATACCTTCTCTCCAGAAGCCTTGGCGGTGAATTGCGGCTTGGTGCCTATCTTGTAGGTTTCAAGAATTTCGTAGGTCACGGTGTCGCGGGTCGCGTTGAAATACTGGCGGCAACCGGCAGCGTGAATCCACAGTTCGTGGTGCAGGCCGCGCGGGTTGTCGCGGAAGAACATGTAGTCGCCCCACTCCTCGTCGGTGCAGGTGTTCGGGTCCAGTGGGCGCGGGATGTGCGCTTGGCCGGAGGCGTGGAATTCCTCTTCGGAGCGCAGTTCGCCACAGTGAGGACAGAAGATATGCAACATAGGGAATTTCTCCTGTTAGTGGGCGACGGCCGCAGCGCCGTGTTCGTCGATCAGCGCGCCGTTGTGGAAACGGTCGATGGAGAATGGAGCTGCCAATGGGTGCATTTCACCCTTGGCCAGGCTGGCGGCAAATACGTTGCCTGAGCCTGGAGTCGCTTTAAAACCACCGGTGCCCCAACCGCAGTTGAAGAACATGTTCGGGACCGGGGTCTTGGAGATGATCGGGCAGGCATCCGGCGTGGTGTCGACGATGCCGCCCC from Pseudomonas sp. NC02 encodes:
- a CDS encoding DUF2780 domain-containing protein, which encodes MKISRGFALSCLLTVAASPVFAAGFSLGDVANAVSGAQGGDKAAAAAPTSQTAGLLQALTSQLNVTPEQAVGGTGAMLGLAKNKLGGGDYSQLTKSVPGLDKLSGSNSLGSLGALSGMLGQSGGSKTSGLDGVLGNVKNTNDLNTAFSALGMDSGMVGQFAPVILKYLGGQGASESVLGKLASAWGTGG
- a CDS encoding anti-sigma factor domain-containing protein, with the translated sequence MNYQTTALRRALAADYAIGLMPATARRRFEALLRDDAALRVELGHWQDALASLTGPLPERPVPDHVWEGIKARIEPQVLHMPAKKPFWMNLRLLVAACGVVIAVLVGVLYQRDLGVEYNATLVAANQQPALKIQAYADHLQVEPLTLAAVEPARALELWAIPAGGKPISLGLLPVSGNGRIQLSKEHQALLTAPLTLAVSLEPQGGSPTGQPTGPVLYQGQLASL
- a CDS encoding sarcosine oxidase subunit delta; translated protein: MLHIFCPHCGELRSEEEFHASGQAHIPRPLDPNTCTDEEWGDYMFFRDNPRGLHHELWIHAAGCRQYFNATRDTVTYEILETYKIGTKPQFTAKASGEKV
- the purU gene encoding formyltetrahydrofolate deformylase, whose translation is MSRVPDTWILTADCPSVLGTVDAVTRYLFEQGCYVTEHHSFDDRLSGRFFIRVEFRQPDGFDEQAFRDGLATRGEAFGMIFELTAPNYRPKVVIMVSKADHCLNDLLYRQRIGQLSMDVVAVVSNHPDLKPLADWHQIPYYHFPLDPNDKPSQERQVWQVIEESGAELVILARYMQVLSPELCRKLDGKAINIHHSLLPGFKGAKPYHQAYNKGVKLVGATAHYINNDLDEGPIIAQGVEVVDHSHYPEDLIAKGRDIEGLTLARAVGYHIERRVFLNANRTVVL
- the fdhA gene encoding formaldehyde dehydrogenase, glutathione-independent yields the protein MSGNRGVVYLGNGKVEVQKIDYPKMQDPRGRKIEHGVILRVVSTNICGSDQHMVRGRTTAQTGLVLGHEITGEVIEKGSDVENLKIGDLVSVPFNVACGRCRSCKEQHTGVCLTVNPARAGGAYGYVDMGDWTGGQAEYVLVPYADFNLLKLPDRDKAMEKIRDLTCLSDILPTGYHGAVTAGVGPGSTVYIAGAGPVGLAAAASARLLGAAVVIIGDVNPIRLAHAKAQGFEIADLSKDTPLHEQIAALLGEPEVDCAVDAVGFEARGHGHEGAKAEAPATVLNSLMGVVRVAGKIGIPGLYVTEDPGAVDAAAKMGSLSIRFGLGWAKSHSFHTGQTPVMKYNRQLMQAIMWDRINIADIVGVEVISLDDAPRGYGEFDAGVPKKFVIDPHKLFSAA
- a CDS encoding sarcosine oxidase subunit alpha, whose translation is MSQINRLSNGGRIDRNKALSFTFNGQSYKGFEGDTLAAALLANGVDIIGRSFKYSRPRGIFAAGAEEPNAVLQIGATEATQIPNVRATQQALYQGLVATSTNGWPSVNNDMMGILGKVGGKLMPPGFYYKTFMYPQSFWMTYEKYIRKAAGLGRSPTENDPDTYDYMNRHCDVLIVGAGPAGLAAALAAARSGARVIIADEQEEFGGSLLDSRESLDGKPAAEWVASVIAELKALPDVVLLPRATVNGYHDHNFLTIHERLTDHLGDRAPIGQVRQRIHRVRAKRVVLATGACERPLVYGNNDVPGNMLAGAVSTYVRRYGVAPGKKLVLSTNNDHAYRVALDWFDAGLSVVAVADARHNPRGALVEEARAKGIRILTGSAVIEARGSKHVTGARVAAIDVKAHKVTSPGEWLECDLVASSGGYSPVVHLASHLGGKPTWREDILGFVPGEAPQKRVCVGGINGVYGVGDSLADGFEGGVRAASEAGFAPVEGTLPKALSRLEEPTLALFQVPHEKATARAPKQFVDLQNDVTAAAIELATREGFESVEHVKRYTALGFGTDQGKLGNVNGLAIAARSLNVTIPQMGTTMFRPNYTPVTFGAVAGRHCGHIFEPVRYTALQAWHVKNGAEFEDVGQWKRPWYFPRNGEDLHAAVKRECLAVRDSVGLLDASTLGKIDIQGPDAREFLNRIYSNAWTKLDVGKARYGLMCKEDGMVFDDGVTACLADNHFLMTTTTGGAARVLQWLEIYQQTEWPDLKVYFTSVTDHWATMTLSGPNSRKLLSEVTDIDLDKDGFPFMTWKEGLVGGVPARVFRISFTGELSYEVNVQADYAMGVLEKIVEAGKQYNLTPYGTETMHVLRAEKGFIIVGQDTDGSMTPDDLNMGWCVGRTKPFSWLGWRGMNREDCVREDRKQLVGLKPIDPNVWLPEGAQLVFDAKQTIPMKMVGHVTSSYAHNSLGYSFAMGVVKGGLKRIGERVFAPLADGSVIEAEIVSSVFFDPKGDRQNI
- a CDS encoding sarcosine oxidase subunit gamma produces the protein MTAANVYQQRPTSGAKAESSLHHADLASLVGKGRKNAGVTVREKKLLGHLTIRGDGHDAAFAAGVHKALGIELPGALQVIVKGETSLQWLGPDEWLLVVPGGEEFAAEQSLREALGDLHIQVVNVSGGQQILELSGPNVRDVLMKSTSYDVHPNSFPVGKAVGTVFAKSQLVIRHTAEDTWELVIRRSFSDYWWLWLQDAAAEYGLSVQA
- a CDS encoding anti-sigma factor domain-containing protein, which encodes MTAINPQVIEHKPSFWNRPRLFVGACLVIVAGVGGALYTQDSVKAAALLVNTTQQPATQIVAHKDYLEVQPIAATAPAPDQSLELWAVPADGTPVSLGLLPEDGKGIIGINPRQQESISKPVTLMVSSETKGGSVSKQPTGPTVYQGALAIR
- a CDS encoding sigma-70 family RNA polymerase sigma factor, with product MNAQAGLTSACPLYRAPSHRSVASAWRSPISTHDADQLRQLLAQCSLGNRQAFETLYRSVSPRLHGVALRFMGRKDLAEEVLQESFVRIWYNASRYEAHLSAPMTWMVNITRNLAIDQLRKHREQPLNEGQEDATADESPSAHEQLDSEREALALNRCLDSLEGMQRQSITVAYFQGLSCSELAEHLAAPLGSVKSWIRRGMERLRRCLES